From the genome of Bradyrhizobium sp. ORS 278:
ATGCGCTCGAATCTGGATCAGATCACAGGCAGCTTGGAGCGGCTGCGCGGCGGCGGCCTGGGTGGTGAGCGCGACAATCAGCGTCGCTCGGTGCTGGCCGCTCTCGGCCAGAACAATTGCGGCGCGCAGTATCAGCAATATGCCAACGCCAATCGCGGCGGCGGGGGCGGCGGCAACTTCCTGACCAACCTGTTCGGTGGCGGTGACAACAATCCGGCCGCCTCGCTGCCGCCGCCGAGCGCCGATCTCGCCGCGCCTCAAGGCACGTATCGCACGGTCTGCGTGCGCACCTGCGACGGCGCCTACTTCCCGATCTCCTTTGCCACCGTGCCCGGCCGGTTCGCCGATGACGAGCGCGCCTGCAAGGCGCAGTGCCCCGCCGCGGAGGCATCGCTGTTCACCTACCGCAATCCCGGCGAGGACATGAACCAGGCGGTCTCCATCAACGGCCAGCCCTACAGCGCTCTCGCCAACGCGTTCAAATATCGCACCGAGTTCAACCCGAGCTGCTCGTGCAAGGCGCCGGGCCAGACCTGGGCGGATGCGCTGAAGTCGATCGATGAGCGGGCCTCCGCCGCCGAGCAGGGCGACATCATCGTCACCGAGGAGAGTGCCAAGCGGATGCAGCAGCGCCAGACCGGCAAGCCGTCCGCCACCGCGGCCAAGAAGGGCGCCGCGCCGGCAGAGGCGGCCGCACCGCCGACCACGACCGCCGACACCACGACCGGCGCCGGTGCCGACAAGCAGATCCGCACGGTCGGCCCGACCTTCATCCCGCCGCGCTGAGCGAGTTCGCCGGGCCATCGATGTCATCCTTGGTCCGCATCGCGCGGCGCGCGGTCGATGAGATCAGGCGGGATCACCTCGCCCGAGGCGCCCAATGCGCCGACGGGCTTCCACCGGTTGCGCAACGCTGCGAGGCGAATCAGCTCTCCCGATGTGACATCGCACGTCTGCCGACCCGATCCTTGGAGCGGACGACAGGCGAGCGCACCGGAGAGGCTTGCCATCGCCTTCAACAGGGTCGCGCGCACGCTCGTCAGCAGATCGTCATGGGCGCTGTGCGACAGCGGTCCGGCGAGGATGTTTTCGAAGCCCGCGACGGCCGCCGCGATCGGCACCACCTCGGCGGCGACGCCGAGCCGCGTGGCGGCCGCGATCGCCTCGTCCGGGGCCTGCGTGTCCGGTCCGGACAGCATCACCGCGCGCACCTGCGCGGGCCCGAGCGCATCGACCGCGATCGCCAACGACAGCGCCGCTTCGACATCCGCCGTCAGCTCCAGCACGACGCCAGTGAGGCCGCCCTTGGCGACACGGTCGCGCAGGCCGAGCACACGGGCCGCGTAGTCAGCCTCTTCGCCGTCGATCAATGGGCTGACCGGTCCGCGGCATTGCCAGCCGTCATTGCCCCTGCGCCACGCCAGCGTGCTGACATCGTCGACGAAGGCCGGCAGTTGCACGGCCATCGAGAGGTCGGCGTTGAGCGCGAAGGACGCGCCGTCGAACACGTCGTCCCCCTGCCCGCCGGTCAGATTGAGCCAGATCAGCGGCAGGTCGCTCTCGGTGACGCGGGCCACGGCGGCCGACAGGCGCCGATCTCCCTCGCCAAGGACGTAACGCGCCGCCGCGGCCACCAGGATCAGCTCCGCGCCGGTCTCCGCCAGGGTTTCGACGACGTTCTCGCCGCCCAAAGCCTCCGGCCAGATGTCCTCGCCGATCGCGATGCCGATGCGCACACCGCGGACGCTGACCGGGCCGGCGGCGGGGCCGCGCGTGAACAGGCGCTGCTGATGGCCGTCCGCGAGATTGATCTTGAAGCGTGTGGCAGCGATGCGGCCGGCATCGAGCAGCGCCATCGCATCATGGAGCTTGCCGTCGTCCGCCCAGGGCGTGCCGATCAGCACCGCCGGCCCGCTATCGGCGGTCTCGTGCGCCAGCGCCTCGATCGCCGCGCGGCACAACGGCTCGACATCGTAGGCCAGGCCGCCTGACAGGAACAGCTCCGGCAGCACCACGAGGTCGGCGCCGTCGGTGGCGGCCTTCGCCCGGGCCTCGCGCACCTTCGCGGCGTTGCCGGCGATGTCCCCCGCCGTCGGATTGAGCTGGGCCAGCGTGATCTTGAAGCTGTCAGCGGCCATCGCTCAACTCATTCACAGCAATCCGAGCCGCTCGGCGATCGCGAACAGCCAGAAGCTGCCGGACATCAAGAGCGCGACGCCGACCGCGGCGGAGCCGAGATCCTTGACCCTTCCGATCTGCAGATCGTGCTCCGTGGTCAGGCGGTCGGCGAGCTTCTCGATCGCGGTGTTGAGCAGCTCGACCACCAGCACCAGCACGACGGCGCAGACCAGCTCGACGCTGCGCATCGGCGTTGCGCCGATCAGGTAAGCGAGCGGCAGCGACAGCAGGAAGGCAATGACCTCCTCGCGCACCGCCTGCTCGGAGCGGAGCGCGAAGGCTAGGCCGTTGCGCGAGTTAACCGTCGCGCGCCACAGACGCAGCATCAGAAGCCCGCGACCGCCGGCATCGGGGACGATTTGCCGCCGCGCTGCTGCTTCAGCAGCTCGGCGATCAGGAACGCCATGTCGATCGACTGCTCGGCGTTGAGCCGGGGATCGCAGACCGTATGATAGCGGTCGTTGAGATCCTCGTCGGTGATCGCGCGCGCGCCGCCGATGCATTCGGTGACGTCCTTGCCGGTCATCTCGAGATGGATACCGCCGGCATGGGTGCCCTCGGCGGCATGCGCCGCGAAGAACGCCCGCACCTCCGCGATGATGCGGTCGAACGGCCGGGTCTTGTAGCCCGAATTCGAGGTGATGGTGTTGCCGTGCATCGGATCGCACGACCACACCACCTTGCGGCCTTCCCGCTGCACCGCGCGGATCAGGCCCGGCAGGTGATCGCCGACCTTGTCGGCGCCGAAGCGGCTGATCAGCGTCAGCCGGCCCGGCTCGTTCTCCGGATTGAGGATGTCGATCAGCTTGAGCAGTTCGTCCGGCTTCAGCGACGGGCCGCATTTCAGGCCGATCGGGTTCTTGATGCCGCGGAAGTATTCGACATGGCCGTGGTCGAGCTGGCGGGTGCGGTCACCGATCCAGATGAAGTGGCCCGACGTCGCGTACCAGTCGCCGGTGGTGGAGTCGACACGCGTGAACGCCTGCTCGTAGCCAAGCAGCAGCGCCTCGTGACTGGTGTAGAAGTCGGTGGCGCGCAGCTCCGGATGGCTCTCGAGATCGAGGCCGCAGGCGCGCATGAAATTGAGCGCCTCGGAGATGCGGTCGGCCAGCTCCTTGTAGCGCCGCGACTGCGGGCTATCCTTGACGAAGCCGAGCATCCACTGGTGTACGCTGCCGAGGTTGGCGAAGCCGCCGGTGGCGAACGCGCGCAACAGGTTCAAGGTGGCCGCGGACTGCCGGTAGGCGTCGAGCTGGCGCTGCGGATTGGGAATGCGCGCTTCCGGCGTGAAGGCGGTGTCGTTGACGATGTCGCCGCGATAGCTCGGCAGCTCGACGCCGTTGATCTTTTCCATCGGCGACGAGCGCGGCTTGGCGAACTGGCCGGCGATGCGGCCGACCTTCACCACCGGCACCGCGCCGGCATAGGTCATGACGACCGCCATCTGCAGCAGCACGCGGAAGAAGTCGCGGATGTTGTTGGCGCCATGCTCGGCGAAGCTCTCGGCGCAGTCGCCGCCCTGCAGCAGGAAGGCTTCGCCCGCGGCCACCCGCGCCAGCGCCTTCTTCAGGTTGCGCGCCTCGCCGGCGAACACCAGCGGCGGGAAGGTCGCAAGCTGCGCCTCGACCTCGGCCAGCGCCTTCTGGTCGGGATAGTCGGGCACCTGCTGCACCGGCTTGGACCGCCAGCTCTCCGGGCTCCAGCGCTCCGTCATGGCTCTCTACTCCCTCTCGATCTCAGCACGCGTTGTTCCCCGCCGCGGCGCGCCGCCTTATACACAGCCTGCCCCGGGACTGCCATCCGGAATTTAAGTCATCCGGCCAAGCCCTTGCGGGAGCGCCGGGATTTCGGCCCGGCCGAGATTCCGAGTAATCACGGATAGCTGCACTCTCCCCATCGTTGCGAGCCCCCGGTTCGCGCGAAGCGCGGCCAGATGACAGGCTCCGCGAAGCGACCCAGGATGGTCGCGTGGGCGGCGCGCGTTCGCACGATCTCTGCTGTCATCGCCCGGCTTGACCGGGCGATCCAGTATTCCAGAGGCCGTCATGAGTCCTCGATGGGCCGCGGCGTACTGGATCCCCGCTTTCGCGGGGATGACAACCGATTTTGACGCACCCGCGTCGCTCTTTTCGCCAAATCCATGCGGATGACCCAACAGCCACGGGCAGTCGTCCTCGCGCGCCGCTTGGGCCGAGTCATGCCGCCGCTACTCCGTCCCTCGCAAATTCGGAGGGCGCAGGGAATGCCGGGTGAAGGCCTCACCCATGGCCCGCCTGCTGAGAAAAGTGCAGGCGGCAGGTACCACAGGTTCAGCCGAGCATCCGGCATTCCCTGCGCGACGGTCTTCACGCTTATACGCAGTCTGCCTGGTGCGCCGGCTTGTTGGCCACCATTCGCGGCAACGCGCTTGCGCGCATTGCGCGGGACACCAGCTTCGGGGTGCCAGCACGCTGCGACTTCACGTCCACGGCCCGCCGTTCGTCGGCGCATCGCTTCGGACACGCTGCGGCAAGACCATGGCCATCGCTCCCCGCCCCGCGTGTCGTGACGATCGCGCGCAACGCCCCTTCCGAGTGGGGCGGGATGGGCGTAATAGAGCACAGTTTCCGAATTTCGTAAAGCAATATTTTTGAATATCCGAACCGCGTACCTGTGCTCATCCGGTCGCCAGCCGCGTACGTCGCCCGACATGGGTCAATAGACCAGCAGCAACCCCGATATCAGCAAAATCCCCAGGATGATCTTCCTGAACAGCGCGTCGTTGACCTTGCGGAAGGCGAGGATGCCGAGCGCGGTGCCGGCGAGCAGCGCCGGGATGCTCAACGCGAGATCGATGACCACTTTGGAGGACAGGTCCTGCCTCGCCAGCATCACCGTCAGCGAGGCGAGTTGAATGGCGGCGATGAACGGTTGGACCAGGCCGCGCTGCTCGGCCTTCGGCAGGCCGTGCAGCTCGCACCAGATCGTCGGCAGCGCGCCGGGCATCGCGGTGAGGCCGCCGATGAGACCGCCGCCGAAGCCGACAATGGCCGTGCGGCCCTTGTTCATGGGTTGCAGGCTGCCGAGCGCGGGCTTGCACAGCATATAGCCGGCGTAGATCGCGATCGCCGCGCCAAAGACCTGCTGAAACAGCCGGGCATCCGCATTGTGCAGCAGCCATAGCGCCAGGGGCACGCCCAACAGACCGCCAAGGATCAGGACGCCACTCTCCTTCCAGCGGATGCTGCGGCGGAGCGCCCAGAGATTCGTCGCCTGGACGCCGACGCTGCACGCCATCATCAAGGGCACAGCCTCCAGCGGCTGCAACACATGCAGCAGGATCGCGCCGGCCACCGCGGAGAACGCAAATCCGGCAAGGCCGGAGACGAAGGCGCCGAAGAAAACGGCGGCGCTGAGCAACAGAAATGAGGACAACCCGGGCATGAACTATCTCCGGCTGAAATGAGGCTGACACCAAAATGGCTTCAATCGTAGTCCTGACGCATCGACACCGCGGACACGCCGTCGCCGGTGGCCGCGGCCCGCAGGATGATGCCGGCGACCGCATGCAGCAGCAGAAAAGCGCCGAGGATGATCGCGGCCATTGCCCTCCGCGGCGTGATCTGCAGCGTGCGCCGCTTTGGCGATTCGTGAATTGGCATGTTCGTGATCTCCGTCGTGGTGCTGGCTCCTAGCACTGCATCGTCCCTTGCACGTCCCTTGCACTCACCTTGGAGAGCCATGGACCGAGACGGCGCAGCGCGTCGCGGGAGTAGTCGATCTTGCAACCGTGCTGCTGTGCGGCATGTCACGCGGCGGCGAAACGCATTCGGGCTTGACTAATTCATAATCGTTCGGTTATACAATTATTCATAATCAACGAGTTATGGATTGAATGGCCCGCTCGCCCGATCTGCTGTTCCGCGCGCTGGCCGATCCGACGCGGCGCGCCATCTTCGAGGGTCTGTGCCGCCACGGCGAGCAGACTGTCGGCGCGCTCACCGCCAAGGCCGGCGTGTCGCAGCCGGCGGTGTCGAAACATCTCAGCCAGCTGAAGCAGGCCGGCCTGGTGCGCGAGCGCCACGAGGGCCGCCTGACGCATTATCGCGCGCAGCCGAAAGCGCTCGCGCCCCTGCTCGACTGGACCAGCCGCATGGCCGCGTTCTGGGAGAGCCGGTTCGACGACCTGGAAACCCTGCTGAACAGGATGGATCAATGAGCTCTTCATCCGAAACGCGCACCGTCGTCGTCGAGCGCGAGTTCGCGCATCCGCCCGAAAAGCTCTGGCGCGCGCTGACGCAGCCGCATCTCATCGCCGAGTGGCTGATGGCCAATGACTTCGTACCGGCCATCGATCATCGCTTCCAGCTGAAGGCGGACTGGGGCGTCGTGGATTGCCAGGTCCGGACCATCGAGCCGAACAAAGCGCTGTCCTACAGCTGGGCCGCGCTCGGCCTCGACAGCGTCGTCACCTGGACGCTGACGCCGACCGCGTCAGGGACGCATCTGCGCATGGAGCAGACCGGCTTCGCCGCCGACCAGACCCGCGCCTATCAGGGCGCGCGCTATGGCTGGCCGAAATTCTTCGACGGCCTGGAGCAGACCTTGGCGCGGCTCGACTGAGCCGCACCCGCAAAGAACTCCGCCGTCATTCCGGGGCGACGCGCGCAGCGCGACGGGCCAGGAGTCCATGGGGCCACGCAACTGTCGCGCGATGGAGTCCGGGATCGTGCTTCGCACGCCCCCGGAATGACGGAGGTGAGATATCGCGTTTTCATCGGCATTGTCATCAGGGGGAGGAACAGATGAACTGGAGCACCACGATCCGGCAGCTGCATCGCTGGGTCTCGATCGCTTTCACGCTCGGCGTCATCGCCAATATCGCGGTGATGACGCAGACCCCGCAGCCCGCCACATGGATCGGGCTACTGGCGCTGCTTCCCCTGATCGTTCTTCTGGCGACCGGGCTTTACATGTTTGTGCTGCCGTACGTCACACGACTGCGCAGTTCGCAACACGACGGATGATGACGAAGCACGAGCGGCAATGGCGCCGTGCCCACCGTTTTGTTCACGCGCTTGCGGATCGACGGTGGGCACGCTGCCGCCGCGCTGCGGCGGCCGCTTTGCCCACCCTACGAAACGGAACAGGTTAGAGTCGCGGCGCGCATCAGGATCACGCGCGGGCGCGATACTGCGCGTCGCTGACATGCTCGAACCAGTCGGCGGTCTTGCCGTCGAACTGCTCGGTGATGGCGATGTGCGACAGCGCGGTCGTCGCCGTCGCGCCGTGCCAATGCCGCTCACCGGGCTCGAACCTCACGACATCGCCGGGCCGGATCTCCTCGATCGGGCCACCGTCACGCTGCACCCAGCCAAGGCCGGACGTCACGATCAGGACCTGTCCCAGCGGATGGCTGTGCCACGCGGTGCGCGCCCCCGGCTCGAAGGTGACGAGCCCGCCCCGGGCGCGCGCCGGCTCAGCCACCTCGAACAGCGGATCGGTGCGCACCGCCCCGGTGAAATGATCGGGGGCGCCTCTGCCGGAGGGCCGCGACCCGCTGCGCTTGATGTCCATGTCGTCTCTCTCATTGCGTTCGCTCTGATCGCACACGGGCTCTCTCTCGAGAGACGCCGCCGCTGATCATTCGCTGCAGTCTACGACGCCGGCCTGCGCACGATAAGACATGCGGAGGAGGACAGTTTTCTGAATTTCACGCAGCGACGGGCAGGATCATCTCGCGCGTCCCGCAAGTCTCGGTCATTCGTCATTCCGGAGACAGTGCACGAAACGACCAAATTAGTTTTGTGCACTGTCACCGAATTGCTTTGTGCACTGTCACCGAATTGGAATTGCCGTTCAGGTGGCCGCCAGCCCAATCCTGTCGACATTGCGCCATTGTCCACCGACCTTCCGATAGACGACAGCGGACCAATCGGCCTCTAGCGGAAGCCTCGCGACGCCACGAGCCGATCGGTACCAGCCCAATCGCATATGTGTGACCACGAAGATCGCCGTACGATAGTTCTCGCTGAACACTGGAAACGAATACTTCCGCTGGCGAATGAACGCGGCCTTGTCAGTGCCGGCTTCGAAGGCAGCGAGGCGCTGGCTTTCCATATCCTTGGCCTCGGCCGCATGACAGAGCATCTCTTCGGTGCGTGGCTTGAGAACCTGAAACGCATTGGTCCCGGAATAGGGAGCAGACAGCGAGGCGTGCAATCTTATGCCGAGGTGTTTGCGAGCAATATCCTCGGGGATGGGATAGTCATCCCAATCCGCTGACAGCTCGCATCGCTCTGCAGGCGGATCTTCGGCAAGTACGCTCACGAAAAGAAGCTCGGCTTCGGCAACAAGCCGGTCCCGGGCGCGATCATCCGCGCTCGCAACGTCCTGCAGCAGAGCCAAACTCCCCAGCAGGCCTGCAAACCAGACAGAGCGACGCCAGACCAACATCCAACCCCCACCTTTTCAAGACGGGTCGCGACCGTCCCCTGCCGGCCCCTACTCCGCGGCCTGCCTCACATGCCGCTCGGTCACGGTGCGCATCGTCACCAGTTCCTCGGCGGCGGACGGATGCAGCGCGATCGTCGCGTCGAAATCGGCCTTGGTCGCCTTCATCTTGATAGCGATGGCCACCGCCTGGGTGATCTCGGCCGCGGTGTCGCCGACGATATGGCAGCCGAGCACGCGATCGCTCGCGCCGTCGACGACGAGCTTCATCAGCACGCGGGTGTCGCGGCCGGACATCGTCGCCTTGATCGGACGGAACGTGGACTTGTAGATGTCGACCCGGTCGTGCAGCTCGCGCGCCTGGGTTTCCGTCAGCCCAACGGTGCCGACTTCAGGCTGGCAGAACACCGCGGTTGGAATGTCGGCGTGGTCGACCCGCACGGTCTTGCCGCCGAACACGGTGTCGGCGAAGGCATGGCCCTCGCGGATCGCCACCGGCGTCAGGTTGAAGCGATGGGTGACGTCGCCGATCGCGTAGATGCTCGGCACCGAGCTCTGCGAGAACGCGTCGACCGCGATGCCGCCATTGCGCGGATTGATCGCGACGCCCGCCTTCTCCAGGCCGAGATTGGCGACCGCCGGATGGCGGCCGATCGCGAACATCACCTTGTCGGAGGCGATGCTGGAGCCGTTCGACAGATGCGTCGTGTAGTCCTTGCCGTGCTTGTCGACGCTCGCCACCGTGCAGCCGGTCAGGATGGTGATGCCTTCCTTCTCCATCTCGCTGCGGACATGCTTGCGGACGTCCTCGTCGAAGCCGCGCAGGATGTTGTCGCCGCGATAGACCACGGTGACGTCGGAGCCGAAATTGGCGAAGATGCAGGCGAATTCCAGCGCGATGTAGCCGCCGCCCTGGATCACGATGCGGCGCGGCAGCTCGTCAAGGTGAAACGCCTCGTTGGAGGAGATGACGTGCTCGATGCCGGGAATCGGCGTGCCATGGTTGGGCGCGCCGCCGGTCGCGATCAGGATGTATTTCGCACGCACCGTCTCGCCGTTGGCGAGCCGCACGGTGTGGGCGTCCTCCAGCACGGCGCGGGTCTTGACGATCCTGGCGCCCGACTTCTCGACATTGGCGGCGTAGGCTGCCTCGAGCCGCGCGAT
Proteins encoded in this window:
- a CDS encoding DUF2865 domain-containing protein — encoded protein: MIASLSPRLLACTALLGLSLTGSHALAQSNSDSYAQMAPGQPGQQAGVNPICPRLEAQLASIDRSGGDPARDEQIRRYQDAAAKQQAELDRVSQQAKRTGCDSPGFFSIFNGRAAECQPINNQIQQMRSNLDQITGSLERLRGGGLGGERDNQRRSVLAALGQNNCGAQYQQYANANRGGGGGGNFLTNLFGGGDNNPAASLPPPSADLAAPQGTYRTVCVRTCDGAYFPISFATVPGRFADDERACKAQCPAAEASLFTYRNPGEDMNQAVSINGQPYSALANAFKYRTEFNPSCSCKAPGQTWADALKSIDERASAAEQGDIIVTEESAKRMQQRQTGKPSATAAKKGAAPAEAAAPPTTTADTTTGAGADKQIRTVGPTFIPPR
- a CDS encoding nitrilase-related carbon-nitrogen hydrolase — protein: MAADSFKITLAQLNPTAGDIAGNAAKVREARAKAATDGADLVVLPELFLSGGLAYDVEPLCRAAIEALAHETADSGPAVLIGTPWADDGKLHDAMALLDAGRIAATRFKINLADGHQQRLFTRGPAAGPVSVRGVRIGIAIGEDIWPEALGGENVVETLAETGAELILVAAAARYVLGEGDRRLSAAVARVTESDLPLIWLNLTGGQGDDVFDGASFALNADLSMAVQLPAFVDDVSTLAWRRGNDGWQCRGPVSPLIDGEEADYAARVLGLRDRVAKGGLTGVVLELTADVEAALSLAIAVDALGPAQVRAVMLSGPDTQAPDEAIAAATRLGVAAEVVPIAAAVAGFENILAGPLSHSAHDDLLTSVRATLLKAMASLSGALACRPLQGSGRQTCDVTSGELIRLAALRNRWKPVGALGASGEVIPPDLIDRAPRDADQG
- a CDS encoding diacylglycerol kinase, whose product is MLRLWRATVNSRNGLAFALRSEQAVREEVIAFLLSLPLAYLIGATPMRSVELVCAVVLVLVVELLNTAIEKLADRLTTEHDLQIGRVKDLGSAAVGVALLMSGSFWLFAIAERLGLL
- a CDS encoding class II 3-deoxy-7-phosphoheptulonate synthase, producing MTERWSPESWRSKPVQQVPDYPDQKALAEVEAQLATFPPLVFAGEARNLKKALARVAAGEAFLLQGGDCAESFAEHGANNIRDFFRVLLQMAVVMTYAGAVPVVKVGRIAGQFAKPRSSPMEKINGVELPSYRGDIVNDTAFTPEARIPNPQRQLDAYRQSAATLNLLRAFATGGFANLGSVHQWMLGFVKDSPQSRRYKELADRISEALNFMRACGLDLESHPELRATDFYTSHEALLLGYEQAFTRVDSTTGDWYATSGHFIWIGDRTRQLDHGHVEYFRGIKNPIGLKCGPSLKPDELLKLIDILNPENEPGRLTLISRFGADKVGDHLPGLIRAVQREGRKVVWSCDPMHGNTITSNSGYKTRPFDRIIAEVRAFFAAHAAEGTHAGGIHLEMTGKDVTECIGGARAITDEDLNDRYHTVCDPRLNAEQSIDMAFLIAELLKQQRGGKSSPMPAVAGF
- a CDS encoding sulfite exporter TauE/SafE family protein; its protein translation is MPGLSSFLLLSAAVFFGAFVSGLAGFAFSAVAGAILLHVLQPLEAVPLMMACSVGVQATNLWALRRSIRWKESGVLILGGLLGVPLALWLLHNADARLFQQVFGAAIAIYAGYMLCKPALGSLQPMNKGRTAIVGFGGGLIGGLTAMPGALPTIWCELHGLPKAEQRGLVQPFIAAIQLASLTVMLARQDLSSKVVIDLALSIPALLAGTALGILAFRKVNDALFRKIILGILLISGLLLVY
- a CDS encoding helix-turn-helix transcriptional regulator, with translation MARSPDLLFRALADPTRRAIFEGLCRHGEQTVGALTAKAGVSQPAVSKHLSQLKQAGLVRERHEGRLTHYRAQPKALAPLLDWTSRMAAFWESRFDDLETLLNRMDQ
- a CDS encoding SRPBCC domain-containing protein, with the translated sequence MSSSSETRTVVVEREFAHPPEKLWRALTQPHLIAEWLMANDFVPAIDHRFQLKADWGVVDCQVRTIEPNKALSYSWAALGLDSVVTWTLTPTASGTHLRMEQTGFAADQTRAYQGARYGWPKFFDGLEQTLARLD
- a CDS encoding membrane protein translates to MNWSTTIRQLHRWVSIAFTLGVIANIAVMTQTPQPATWIGLLALLPLIVLLATGLYMFVLPYVTRLRSSQHDG
- a CDS encoding cupin domain-containing protein encodes the protein MDIKRSGSRPSGRGAPDHFTGAVRTDPLFEVAEPARARGGLVTFEPGARTAWHSHPLGQVLIVTSGLGWVQRDGGPIEEIRPGDVVRFEPGERHWHGATATTALSHIAITEQFDGKTADWFEHVSDAQYRARA
- the gor gene encoding glutathione-disulfide reductase is translated as MAEFDVDLFVIGGGSGGVRAARIAAGYGARVMVAEEYRMGGTCVIRGCVPKKLFVIGSHVRQEIADAAGFGWTIPTATFDWSTLIANKDKEIARLEAAYAANVEKSGARIVKTRAVLEDAHTVRLANGETVRAKYILIATGGAPNHGTPIPGIEHVISSNEAFHLDELPRRIVIQGGGYIALEFACIFANFGSDVTVVYRGDNILRGFDEDVRKHVRSEMEKEGITILTGCTVASVDKHGKDYTTHLSNGSSIASDKVMFAIGRHPAVANLGLEKAGVAINPRNGGIAVDAFSQSSVPSIYAIGDVTHRFNLTPVAIREGHAFADTVFGGKTVRVDHADIPTAVFCQPEVGTVGLTETQARELHDRVDIYKSTFRPIKATMSGRDTRVLMKLVVDGASDRVLGCHIVGDTAAEITQAVAIAIKMKATKADFDATIALHPSAAEELVTMRTVTERHVRQAAE